Proteins encoded together in one Chloroflexota bacterium window:
- a CDS encoding glycosyltransferase family 39 protein produces the protein MPIIALIILLGFALRLFQLANQSFWYDEAVSLYYAAHDLPSLLNIVSNSEHPPLYFLCLHFWLRLTGRSEFSLRFLSLLFGLLLVPLTYKLGYKLFGRKVAFLSAFLSSISPFQIWYSQETRMYTMGAFFALLSAYLFFSALFAPQPAETENTSRQEKAITHLRQASSWIAYVSAGILGFYSHFYVALVLAAEGLFFLWSACGGRSGLPGKRLLTAGVAQGTMALATIPWLPFIWRQYEINATYYEGSISPLPILRSIFLSFSIGPLEEGTDMWLAAIFLIVLSLLPLSWLWQRLRRPPHHREQRQESTVWGQRSLTFLLFCLFIPILLTLILTQDRPKFAPRYLLPITPAYYILIATCLPMVEPVRRRWRIAWNLFLALVILLITATSGYSLYNYYFIEKYARDDFRSVAGYIVAHEQPDDVIILVGGHALPAFDYYYRGQVPRYPLPPGIILSLQRPITNESLSQLNEITSGHGRVWLVLWQNLEADPGNLVLNQFLAACPRLEVDRYFHGISLLLFSLETKPHFPVEPSPEYHLKANFDTKIALLGYRLSSAHPAPGETIRLTLYWQALAKMDQNYTVFVHILNQGEHIWGQMDKVPISVHYPTSKWRIGDLLQDDYDLRVLPGTPPRRYAIEIGLYLRTTMKRLPILDESGRPSGDRLLIPGIIEVRRVTPMPLEAFDIQHPAYYRMGDQITLLGYNLEPNSLIDEGVLRFTLFWLAERPIARHYLVNVQVLDQEGNVRLVRTTAPVDRQYSTTRWEQGEIVRDIYTVGPLTGLSDSEYLLQVALIDAESKEGLVVYDKEGRVLGQVIPLYRFHLKR, from the coding sequence ATGCCTATTATAGCCCTCATCATCTTGTTGGGCTTCGCCCTGCGTTTGTTTCAGCTGGCCAATCAGAGCTTTTGGTATGATGAAGCTGTCAGTCTCTACTATGCGGCCCATGACCTGCCCTCGTTGCTCAACATTGTTTCGAACAGCGAGCATCCCCCTCTTTATTTCCTTTGTTTACACTTCTGGCTGAGGCTGACTGGACGCAGCGAGTTCTCCCTGCGTTTTCTTTCCCTGCTCTTCGGACTGCTCCTTGTCCCTCTCACTTACAAGCTGGGCTACAAACTATTCGGTCGAAAGGTGGCCTTCCTCTCCGCCTTCCTTAGCAGCATCTCTCCCTTCCAAATATGGTATTCGCAAGAGACACGTATGTATACGATGGGGGCCTTCTTTGCACTACTCTCGGCCTACCTCTTCTTCTCTGCATTGTTTGCCCCACAACCGGCTGAAACGGAAAACACTAGCAGGCAGGAGAAAGCAATAACCCACCTAAGACAGGCATCCTCTTGGATCGCCTACGTCTCGGCCGGCATCCTTGGCTTCTACAGCCATTTCTATGTGGCTCTAGTATTAGCGGCTGAAGGCCTCTTCTTTCTTTGGTCCGCCTGTGGCGGACGATCCGGCCTACCAGGCAAACGGCTATTAACAGCTGGTGTGGCCCAGGGGACGATGGCCCTGGCCACAATCCCCTGGCTACCCTTCATATGGAGACAATATGAGATTAATGCCACCTACTACGAAGGATCGATAAGTCCGCTTCCTATCCTGCGCTCGATATTCCTCTCCTTCAGCATAGGACCATTGGAGGAGGGGACAGATATGTGGTTAGCGGCCATCTTCTTAATCGTTCTCTCCCTTCTTCCCCTCTCCTGGCTCTGGCAAAGGTTAAGGCGGCCGCCGCACCATCGCGAGCAGCGCCAGGAATCCACCGTCTGGGGGCAGCGCAGCCTGACCTTTCTCCTTTTCTGTCTATTCATCCCCATCCTGCTGACCTTGATCCTGACGCAGGATCGACCGAAGTTCGCTCCCCGCTACCTTCTGCCCATCACTCCGGCTTACTACATCTTGATCGCCACCTGTCTCCCAATGGTCGAACCGGTGAGGCGACGATGGCGGATTGCTTGGAATTTATTTCTCGCCTTAGTCATCCTTCTGATCACAGCTACGTCAGGCTATAGCCTTTACAATTACTATTTTATCGAGAAGTACGCCCGTGACGACTTCCGGTCGGTGGCTGGCTACATCGTCGCCCATGAGCAACCTGATGACGTCATCATCCTTGTGGGTGGGCATGCCCTACCAGCCTTCGACTACTATTACAGGGGGCAGGTGCCGCGATACCCCCTACCGCCAGGCATCATTCTCTCCCTGCAACGACCAATAACCAACGAATCCTTATCGCAGTTGAATGAGATAACCTCAGGGCATGGGCGAGTCTGGCTTGTTCTCTGGCAAAACCTGGAGGCTGATCCTGGCAATCTGGTCCTCAACCAGTTCTTGGCTGCCTGCCCACGCCTGGAGGTAGACCGCTACTTTCACGGCATCAGCCTGCTCTTATTTTCGCTTGAGACGAAGCCCCACTTCCCCGTCGAGCCATCCCCAGAGTATCACCTCAAAGCTAACTTTGACACAAAGATCGCTTTACTGGGCTATCGCCTCTCTTCAGCACACCCCGCCCCTGGAGAAACCATTCGCCTAACCCTCTACTGGCAAGCACTGGCTAAGATGGATCAAAACTACACCGTCTTCGTCCATATCCTCAACCAAGGTGAACACATTTGGGGTCAGATGGATAAGGTGCCGATCAGCGTTCACTATCCTACCTCTAAGTGGCGGATCGGCGATCTACTTCAGGATGATTATGATCTGCGAGTATTACCGGGCACTCCACCGAGACGCTACGCTATAGAGATCGGTCTCTACCTCAGGACAACTATGAAGCGGCTCCCCATTTTGGACGAAAGCGGTCGCCCAAGCGGTGATCGTCTGCTTATCCCAGGAATCATAGAGGTGAGGAGAGTTACCCCCATGCCTTTGGAAGCGTTTGATATTCAACACCCTGCCTACTACCGTATGGGGGATCAAATCACCCTCTTGGGTTACAATCTGGAGCCAAATAGCCTTATTGACGAAGGCGTATTGCGCTTTACCCTGTTCTGGCTGGCTGAACGACCCATCGCGCGCCACTACCTGGTCAATGTTCAGGTTCTTGATCAGGAAGGGAACGTTCGCCTCGTCCGTACCACCGCTCCAGTGGATCGGCAATACAGCACTACTCGCTGGGAACAAGGAGAGATCGTTAGGGATATCTACACCGTTGGTCCTCTGACTGGACTATCAGACAGCGAATATCTCCTGCAAGTAGCCTTGATCGACGCTGAAAGTAAAGAGGGCTTAGTGGTCTATGATAAAGAAGGACGGGTGCTTGGTCAGGTGATCCCCCTATACCGCTTCCATCTGAAGAGATGA
- the thrC gene encoding threonine synthase gives MNLRCIDCRSTYPIIPARHRCDCGGLLDVVHDLSSLKDRPLKQLFETRQGCQEPPYSSGVWRYAELIFPIDQGQLVSCGEGHTGLYQSERLSKWVGLESLRLKHEGQNPTGSFKDRGMAVGTTHAKIVGASSVACASTGNTAASMAAYAASAGLTAFVFIPQGEIAYGKLSQAIAYQARTIQVKGDFDAVLSLVWEAAKSLGIYLLNSINPFRLEGQKSIILETLQQLRWSAPDWIVVPGGNLGNASAFGKALHELKELGLINRIPRLAVIQATGANPFYAAYKNGFRSFNPVKADTVASAIRIGRPVNYPRARRAIEWTNGVVEEVDDAEILDAKAQVDGAGIGCEPASAAAVAGAKKLLSKGIIKRGEAVVAILTGHLLKDPDTTVNYHLSKIQGTTSTYANRPIVIEPKLAEVIALLQRSDL, from the coding sequence ATGAATCTGAGATGTATAGATTGTCGATCCACCTACCCGATCATACCAGCCCGCCATCGCTGTGATTGTGGGGGGCTACTTGACGTTGTCCACGATCTCTCCTCCCTTAAGGATCGTCCCCTAAAACAGCTCTTTGAAACACGGCAAGGCTGTCAGGAACCTCCTTACAGCAGCGGCGTGTGGCGCTATGCGGAGCTCATTTTTCCCATTGATCAGGGACAACTGGTTTCTTGTGGGGAGGGGCATACTGGGCTATACCAGAGCGAGCGGCTATCAAAATGGGTGGGGCTCGAATCCTTGAGACTGAAACACGAGGGACAAAATCCAACCGGCTCTTTTAAAGACCGCGGAATGGCTGTGGGGACGACACATGCAAAGATAGTGGGCGCCTCTTCGGTGGCCTGCGCCTCCACGGGCAATACCGCCGCCTCGATGGCTGCCTACGCCGCCAGTGCTGGCCTCACCGCCTTCGTCTTCATCCCCCAGGGCGAGATTGCCTACGGCAAATTGAGCCAGGCTATCGCCTACCAGGCGCGCACCATTCAGGTGAAAGGGGATTTTGACGCCGTTCTCTCCCTTGTCTGGGAGGCAGCCAAGAGTCTGGGCATTTACCTCCTGAACTCGATTAACCCCTTCCGTTTAGAGGGACAGAAAAGTATCATCTTGGAAACCCTCCAACAGCTGCGGTGGTCAGCACCGGACTGGATAGTAGTACCCGGAGGCAACCTGGGCAACGCCAGCGCCTTCGGCAAGGCGCTCCACGAGTTAAAAGAGTTAGGGCTCATAAATCGCATCCCCCGCCTGGCGGTAATTCAGGCGACAGGAGCCAACCCTTTCTACGCAGCCTACAAGAACGGTTTCAGGTCCTTCAACCCGGTGAAGGCCGATACTGTGGCCAGTGCCATTCGCATCGGTCGGCCGGTGAACTACCCGCGTGCCCGTCGGGCCATCGAATGGACCAATGGGGTTGTGGAGGAGGTCGACGATGCCGAAATACTGGACGCCAAAGCCCAGGTCGACGGGGCGGGCATCGGCTGTGAACCGGCCTCAGCCGCGGCAGTTGCGGGGGCGAAGAAGCTCCTGAGTAAAGGTATCATCAAGAGGGGCGAGGCGGTGGTGGCTATCCTGACCGGGCACCTTCTGAAGGACCCCGATACCACCGTCAATTACCATTTGAGTAAGATTCAGGGGACCACCTCCACCTACGCCAACCGTCCGATCGTTATCGAGCCGAAATTGGCCGAAGTGATCGCCTTGCTCCAAAGATCGGACCTGTGA
- a CDS encoding APC family permease, producing MEEGSLEAERLRGRHPGDLYIRRRILHVRRLRRALGVPGLFSSAYGNVGSSIYYALGVVALYALGLTPVVFVFAGLLFACTALSYAEGTAAIPEAGGSSSFARRGFNELVSFVAGWALMLDYIITIAISAFEVPNYLAVFFPTLKTWPLNSFFGIVVVAILAVINVIGVKEATGVNIGLAVLDLATQAILVVIGMLLLFSPQILLSNIQLGVAPTWHQLLYGISISMIAYTGIETVSNLAEESRNPGRDIPRSVNLVFVAVLGMYSFISVVALSAMPVMQQPDGGWSTELGTRWLQDPVMGIVHHLPAGFSAVLGAWVGILAATILIIATNAGILGLSRLAYSMGQHKQLPPLLSQVHRRFHTPHSAIIVFALVAAILITPGSVELLADLYSFGAMLAFTFAHISIIALRVRHPDMPRPFKIPFNVSLRGKDIPLTAIVGGLGTFSTWLVVVYSHEFGRIVGFLWLIVGLLLYLSYRRALKMSIFATIQPPRRAQVRPLSHIVSNIKQE from the coding sequence TTGGAAGAGGGTTCACTAGAAGCAGAGCGTCTCCGTGGCCGCCACCCAGGGGACCTTTATATTCGTAGACGGATTCTCCACGTAAGACGATTGCGACGGGCTTTGGGGGTGCCCGGTCTTTTCAGCAGCGCCTATGGCAATGTTGGCTCTTCCATCTATTATGCGCTGGGAGTCGTCGCCCTTTATGCCCTGGGATTAACCCCTGTCGTGTTCGTATTCGCCGGCCTTCTTTTCGCCTGCACAGCTCTCTCTTATGCCGAGGGAACGGCGGCCATCCCTGAAGCGGGTGGCTCTTCCAGCTTCGCCCGGCGAGGCTTCAATGAACTGGTCAGCTTCGTGGCCGGTTGGGCCCTGATGCTGGATTACATCATCACCATCGCCATTTCTGCCTTTGAGGTGCCAAACTACCTGGCTGTCTTCTTCCCAACCCTCAAGACGTGGCCTCTTAATAGCTTCTTTGGCATAGTTGTTGTGGCCATCTTAGCGGTAATCAACGTTATTGGAGTGAAGGAGGCTACTGGGGTAAATATCGGTTTGGCTGTCTTGGACCTGGCTACGCAAGCCATCCTCGTCGTCATAGGCATGTTACTCCTCTTCAGCCCGCAGATACTACTTTCTAATATTCAGCTGGGCGTAGCGCCCACCTGGCACCAACTTCTCTATGGCATCTCGATCTCAATGATCGCCTACACCGGCATCGAGACGGTCTCCAATTTGGCCGAGGAATCCAGAAATCCGGGGCGCGATATCCCCCGCTCGGTCAATCTGGTCTTTGTCGCTGTCCTGGGAATGTACTCCTTCATCTCTGTGGTCGCCTTAAGCGCTATGCCCGTCATGCAGCAGCCTGATGGAGGCTGGAGCACTGAGCTGGGCACAAGGTGGTTACAAGACCCCGTCATGGGCATCGTCCATCACCTGCCCGCTGGCTTCAGCGCCGTTTTGGGAGCGTGGGTTGGCATACTAGCAGCAACTATTTTGATCATCGCCACGAACGCTGGCATCCTGGGGTTATCGCGCCTGGCCTACTCTATGGGACAGCACAAGCAGTTACCACCCCTTCTTAGCCAGGTGCACCGTCGTTTTCACACACCCCACAGCGCCATCATTGTCTTCGCCCTGGTGGCCGCTATCTTAATCACTCCTGGCAGCGTTGAGCTGTTGGCTGATCTTTATAGCTTTGGGGCGATGCTGGCCTTCACCTTCGCCCACATCTCGATCATCGCCCTGCGAGTAAGACATCCAGATATGCCCCGACCGTTTAAGATTCCCTTCAATGTCTCTCTGAGGGGTAAGGACATACCGCTCACGGCCATCGTTGGGGGATTAGGCACCTTCAGTACGTGGTTAGTCGTGGTCTACAGTCACGAGTTTGGTCGAATCGTCGGCTTCCTCTGGCTGATAGTTGGGCTTTTGCTCTATCTTTCCTACCGGCGCGCCCTCAAGATGTCCATCTTTGCCACCATTCAGCCCCCCCGCCGGGCCCAGGTACGTCCCCTATCCCATATCGTCTCCAATATAAAACAGGAGTAA